From one Alicyclobacillus acidocaldarius subsp. acidocaldarius Tc-4-1 genomic stretch:
- a CDS encoding ABC transporter ATP-binding protein, with protein sequence MSEYVLEVQDLKKYFPIKSGILKRTVGYVRAVDGVSFQVKPGETLGIVGESGCGKSTTGRMIMRLTTPTSGKIILDGQDITHAKGAELRASRRKSQMVFQDPYASLNPRMSVGESIAEPLIVNKVLSKSEAFERAGELLQTVGLRASDINRYPHEFSGGQRQRIGIARALALNPKLIVADEAVSALDVSIQSQILNLLMDLKHQFNLSYLFISHNLAVVRHISDRVGVMYLGHLVEIGPKHSLYQDPLHPYTQALLSAAPEPRRTKRRERIILQGDVPSPANPPSGCPFHTRCPRVMDVCRQTMPKPVQVHPDHWVACHLHG encoded by the coding sequence ATGAGCGAGTACGTGCTCGAAGTCCAGGATTTGAAGAAGTACTTTCCGATCAAGTCCGGCATCCTGAAGCGGACAGTTGGCTACGTGCGCGCCGTGGACGGCGTCTCGTTTCAGGTAAAGCCAGGTGAGACGCTCGGCATCGTCGGCGAGTCGGGTTGCGGCAAATCGACGACGGGCCGCATGATCATGCGGCTAACGACGCCGACCTCCGGAAAGATCATCCTGGACGGACAAGACATCACTCACGCCAAGGGCGCGGAACTCCGGGCCAGCCGGCGCAAATCGCAGATGGTGTTTCAGGATCCGTATGCCTCGTTGAACCCGCGCATGTCAGTCGGCGAGAGCATCGCGGAGCCGCTCATCGTGAACAAGGTGCTGTCGAAGTCCGAGGCGTTTGAGCGGGCGGGAGAACTGCTCCAGACCGTCGGCTTGCGTGCGAGCGACATCAACCGCTACCCGCACGAGTTTTCCGGCGGTCAGCGGCAGCGCATCGGCATCGCGCGAGCACTCGCGCTGAATCCGAAGCTTATCGTCGCGGACGAGGCCGTCTCAGCTCTCGACGTGTCCATCCAATCGCAGATCCTGAATCTGCTGATGGACCTGAAACACCAGTTCAACCTGTCGTATTTGTTCATCTCGCACAACTTGGCGGTTGTCCGGCACATCAGCGATCGCGTCGGCGTGATGTACCTAGGACACCTGGTCGAGATCGGCCCGAAGCACTCGCTGTATCAGGATCCGCTGCATCCGTACACGCAGGCGCTTCTCTCGGCCGCGCCGGAGCCCAGGCGCACGAAGCGGCGCGAGCGGATCATCTTGCAGGGCGACGTGCCGAGCCCGGCAAATCCGCCGTCCGGATGCCCGTTCCACACACGCTGTCCGCGGGTGATGGACGTGTGTCGTCAGACGATGCCCAAGCCAGTCCAGGTGCATCCAGACCACTGGGTCGCGTGCCACCTCCACGGGTGA
- a CDS encoding ABC transporter ATP-binding protein, which yields MAEPLLAIRDLKTYFVSKQATVKAVDGIDIDVNRGQVVCIVGESGCGKSMTSLSIMRLVPRPYGKIVGGQILFDGRDLLQLSDREMADLRGSEIAMIFQEPMTALNPVLSIGTQISEVLVRHRGVPKREALDRAVEMLKFVGVPRAEQIVREYPHQLSGGMRQRVMIAMAMICEPKLLIADEPTTALDVTIQAQVLDLMKKMRRETNTSIILITHDLGVVADMADHVVVMYAGQVVESVDADTLFSEPKHPYTRALMESIPSLEEDKDVLYSIPGTVPSAANFPKGCRFAERCPIAKPSCFEKMPELREVAPGHLVRCDLV from the coding sequence GTGGCCGAACCGCTCCTCGCGATTCGCGACTTGAAGACGTACTTCGTGAGCAAGCAGGCGACCGTGAAGGCGGTCGACGGGATCGACATCGACGTCAACCGGGGACAGGTCGTCTGCATCGTGGGCGAGTCGGGCTGCGGCAAGAGCATGACGTCGCTGTCCATCATGCGGCTCGTGCCCCGGCCGTACGGGAAGATTGTCGGCGGTCAGATTCTGTTTGACGGCCGAGATCTCCTGCAGCTGAGCGACCGCGAAATGGCGGATTTGCGCGGCAGCGAGATCGCAATGATCTTCCAGGAGCCGATGACGGCGCTCAACCCCGTGCTGAGCATTGGCACGCAAATTTCGGAAGTTTTGGTTCGCCACCGCGGCGTGCCGAAGCGAGAGGCGCTGGATCGCGCCGTGGAGATGCTCAAGTTCGTGGGCGTCCCGCGCGCCGAGCAGATTGTGCGCGAGTATCCGCATCAGCTCTCGGGCGGCATGCGTCAGCGCGTGATGATCGCCATGGCGATGATTTGCGAGCCGAAACTGCTCATCGCGGACGAGCCCACCACCGCGCTCGACGTGACCATCCAGGCCCAGGTGCTCGATCTCATGAAGAAGATGCGGCGCGAGACGAACACCTCCATCATCCTCATCACGCACGACCTCGGCGTCGTGGCCGACATGGCCGATCACGTCGTGGTGATGTACGCTGGGCAGGTGGTCGAGTCCGTCGACGCAGACACGCTCTTCTCGGAGCCCAAGCACCCTTACACCCGAGCGCTGATGGAGTCCATCCCGTCGCTCGAAGAGGACAAGGATGTGCTCTACTCCATCCCGGGCACGGTGCCGAGCGCGGCGAACTTCCCGAAGGGCTGCCGATTCGCTGAGCGTTGCCCCATCGCGAAGCCGTCCTGCTTCGAGAAGATGCCTGAGTTGCGCGAAGTGGCCCCGGGTCACTTGGTTCGCTGCGATCTCGTGTGA
- a CDS encoding response regulator transcription factor, with the protein MRILLVEDEVRLASALKQLLKEHRYAVDVAHDGETGCDLALTDSYDIAILDIMLPKISGLDILRAMRKAGLQTPVLLLTAKDTVEDRVTGLDAGADDYLVKPFDNKELLARVRALSRRTGQIAGGDAIEAGPFRLDLNTRTVTRNGEPLALTPKEFQLLELFMRNPNKVLSKEVILDRVWGPDADVIGNAVENYVHFLRKKSTSPTCRRTSPPCGAWDTYFTRTRRRAARREKGRAACLSD; encoded by the coding sequence ATGCGCATCTTGCTCGTCGAAGACGAGGTGCGGCTCGCGTCCGCACTCAAACAACTTCTCAAGGAACACCGATACGCCGTCGACGTCGCCCACGACGGCGAAACCGGCTGCGATCTCGCCCTGACCGACAGCTACGACATCGCCATCCTCGACATCATGCTGCCGAAGATAAGCGGTCTCGACATTCTGCGCGCCATGCGCAAGGCGGGCCTTCAAACGCCCGTACTGCTGCTCACAGCCAAGGACACCGTCGAAGACCGCGTGACGGGCCTCGACGCCGGCGCTGACGATTACCTCGTCAAGCCGTTCGACAACAAGGAGCTTTTGGCGCGCGTGCGGGCCCTCTCGCGACGCACCGGCCAGATTGCGGGCGGCGACGCCATCGAGGCGGGCCCGTTTCGACTCGATCTTAACACTCGAACCGTGACGCGCAACGGGGAACCCCTGGCGCTGACCCCCAAGGAATTCCAGCTGCTTGAACTGTTCATGCGCAACCCCAACAAGGTGTTGTCCAAAGAGGTCATTCTCGATCGCGTCTGGGGACCCGATGCCGACGTGATTGGCAACGCGGTGGAAAACTACGTGCACTTCTTGCGGAAAAAATCGACGAGCCCGACTTGCCGTCGTACATCACCACCGTGCGGAGCGTGGGATACATATTTCACCCGGACCCGTCGGCGGGCCGCAAGGCGTGAGAAGGGACGTGCGGCTTGTTTAAGCGACTGA
- a CDS encoding sensor histidine kinase → MFKRLSLRLTLLTVILLVILYSITSLALYGIIRGFVMRSIDFNLRQAAYRVANTAVLTGIPSFASTGSPEINFVLADNGVYTSIADPDLASALENRLNRAVDRPTFFNFTYEGEHYRVFELPVGAGSGAPTYVATVLDDTQTVRAMSDLRSVIIIVGLFGICGATLVGFILSERMLQPIRRAFQRQLEFVADASHELRTPLAVIQSNLGIVMEHTDQTVEENLEWLNNAHGEARRLAKLVQDLLTLARSDSERMPVERRPVALNDLLERIHDLYETIAEMRGIELTVRAEEPLVVLGDRDRLHQLLVILIDNAIKFTDAGGKVKITASRNRNQAILSVRDTGIGIAKEHLERVFDRFYTVDTARSRHGEAKGTGLGLSIAKWIVEAHGGRISIASEGIGKGTTVRVELPLSPKRGPESDAGDVMAKGEA, encoded by the coding sequence TTGTTTAAGCGACTGAGCCTCCGGCTGACGCTGTTGACCGTCATCCTGTTGGTGATCCTGTACAGCATCACGTCGCTCGCGCTCTACGGGATCATCCGGGGATTCGTGATGCGAAGCATCGATTTCAACCTCCGCCAGGCGGCCTACCGCGTAGCCAATACAGCTGTCTTGACAGGCATCCCGAGCTTCGCCTCCACCGGGTCTCCGGAGATCAACTTCGTCCTCGCAGACAACGGCGTCTACACGTCTATCGCGGACCCGGACCTTGCAAGCGCGCTGGAAAATCGCCTGAACCGAGCCGTGGATCGGCCCACGTTCTTCAATTTCACCTATGAGGGCGAGCACTACCGCGTCTTTGAGCTGCCCGTCGGAGCGGGCTCCGGCGCGCCAACGTACGTCGCCACGGTGCTCGACGACACCCAGACGGTGCGCGCCATGAGCGACCTGCGCTCCGTCATCATCATCGTGGGGCTGTTTGGCATCTGCGGGGCGACGCTCGTCGGCTTCATTTTGTCGGAGCGGATGCTCCAGCCCATCCGCCGGGCGTTTCAGCGCCAACTCGAATTCGTCGCGGACGCCTCGCACGAGCTTAGGACGCCGCTCGCGGTCATCCAGTCCAACCTCGGCATCGTCATGGAACACACGGACCAAACCGTCGAGGAAAACCTGGAGTGGCTGAACAACGCCCACGGCGAGGCGCGCAGGCTCGCGAAACTCGTGCAGGACCTGCTGACGCTCGCGCGGTCGGACTCCGAGCGCATGCCGGTGGAGCGCCGGCCGGTCGCGCTCAACGACCTGCTCGAGCGCATCCACGATCTGTACGAGACCATCGCGGAGATGCGCGGCATCGAACTCACCGTGCGTGCGGAAGAACCGCTCGTCGTCTTGGGCGATCGCGACCGGCTCCATCAGCTTCTGGTGATCCTCATCGACAACGCGATAAAATTCACCGACGCGGGCGGCAAGGTCAAGATTACCGCAAGTCGCAACCGGAATCAGGCGATTCTCTCGGTCCGCGACACGGGTATCGGCATCGCCAAGGAGCACCTGGAGCGGGTCTTCGACCGGTTTTACACCGTGGACACGGCGAGATCGCGCCACGGGGAGGCCAAGGGGACGGGACTAGGGCTCTCCATCGCCAAGTGGATTGTGGAAGCGCACGGAGGTCGCATCTCCATCGCGAGCGAAGGCATAGGCAAAGGCACGACGGTCCGCGTAGAACTGCCCCTTTCGCCAAAGCGGGGCCCCGAATCAGACGCGGGCGACGTCATGGCGAAAGGCGAGGCGTGA
- a CDS encoding lipoate--protein ligase family protein produces MTSWDSLWPREVELSIEEVSVSPLDNILQDDKFGHQVAHRERLPVVRVWRHLPVKGLVVSRRDVAGPAGQAAMARMAAEGWPLFVRSTGGTAVPHGEGMLNLSLIFPRQAEGATTDRYYRMICQPLVEWLQALGLAAEMTDVPGAYCDGNYNVAVGGRKVVGTAQSWRGGLAGVASRHPGYVLAHGCISISPDLDAAIAAIQRFYSYAGREDVRVERDKATTLAEAAQVAWTSGEAKASLVEFLLNRLPEVGVTPRLSP; encoded by the coding sequence ATGACATCGTGGGATTCGCTGTGGCCCAGGGAAGTGGAGTTGTCAATCGAGGAGGTGTCCGTCTCTCCTCTCGACAACATCCTGCAAGATGACAAATTCGGCCACCAGGTGGCGCACCGAGAAAGGTTGCCTGTTGTCCGTGTGTGGCGCCATCTGCCCGTGAAGGGGCTCGTCGTCAGTCGCCGCGACGTGGCCGGTCCGGCCGGCCAGGCGGCCATGGCGCGCATGGCGGCGGAAGGGTGGCCGCTCTTCGTTCGCTCCACGGGCGGGACCGCTGTGCCGCACGGCGAAGGGATGCTGAATTTGTCCCTCATCTTTCCGCGTCAGGCCGAGGGCGCGACCACGGACAGGTACTATCGCATGATTTGTCAGCCGCTCGTCGAGTGGCTGCAGGCACTCGGGCTGGCTGCCGAGATGACCGACGTCCCTGGGGCCTATTGCGACGGCAACTACAACGTCGCAGTAGGCGGGCGCAAGGTCGTGGGCACGGCGCAGTCGTGGCGCGGGGGGCTGGCAGGCGTGGCGTCTCGCCATCCTGGCTACGTCCTCGCGCACGGCTGCATCAGCATCTCTCCCGATCTCGACGCGGCCATCGCCGCCATTCAGCGCTTCTATTCCTACGCCGGGCGCGAAGACGTGCGCGTCGAGCGAGACAAGGCCACGACCTTGGCCGAGGCGGCGCAAGTGGCGTGGACGAGCGGCGAGGCGAAGGCTTCGTTGGTGGAATTCCTCCTCAACCGCCTGCCTGAGGTCGGCGTCACGCCTCGCCTTTCGCCATGA
- a CDS encoding sensor histidine kinase produces MRWSRRAQRRSIEGTLLIWSTVWCAVVLCLFTAVFMVSYAATSMVGQKRVMELEMATLLGQGADRLAEETVTTTWDRYAAATDSVIRLTDADGNVLFQIMGPVFTGTVVDEIASRVPMPAQGPDFAKPHWSYPYAWRDQNGYHRVLALTEGVRFENGGYGQLSIFTLLDPIRQAALHMLAVFVVLDAAVIALFAVGMRVLIERGFRPLARLMAGIQQVEWRKAGRLSFSDLPPELMSLQESVNQMLDRIDVAMDDQRRFVADASHELRTPLTIIAGHANLLRRWGRDNPHVWEPAVRNIVLEVGRLQRLVDELLALSNLDQLDELPVGGGMGQAEMDEMFARLRDDALLLRPDLEIEVSVHLTRGGRVAIQPDRLRQVLVGLVDNAMRHTPQGGWIRLMAREESTTARITVSDNGEGIPEDVLPHVFERFYRGEAARREGQGAGLGLAISKQVVERYRGQIYVRSAVGKGTTVVIVLPLVGQGRVSGG; encoded by the coding sequence ATGAGGTGGTCGAGACGTGCGCAGCGGCGGAGCATCGAAGGCACGCTGCTCATCTGGAGCACCGTATGGTGCGCGGTGGTTCTGTGTTTGTTCACTGCAGTGTTTATGGTCTCCTACGCGGCCACGAGCATGGTGGGCCAAAAACGCGTCATGGAGCTCGAGATGGCCACGCTACTCGGCCAGGGCGCAGACCGTTTGGCCGAAGAGACCGTGACCACCACGTGGGATCGGTATGCGGCCGCGACCGATTCGGTCATTCGCCTCACCGACGCCGACGGCAATGTGTTGTTCCAGATCATGGGCCCTGTATTCACGGGGACGGTGGTGGACGAGATTGCATCGCGGGTGCCGATGCCAGCGCAGGGGCCTGACTTCGCGAAGCCGCACTGGAGTTACCCGTATGCGTGGAGGGACCAAAATGGATATCATCGGGTGCTGGCGCTTACGGAGGGCGTGCGGTTCGAAAACGGGGGATACGGGCAATTGTCGATTTTCACCTTGCTCGATCCCATCCGCCAGGCGGCGCTCCACATGCTCGCGGTGTTCGTGGTGCTGGATGCGGCCGTCATCGCGCTATTCGCCGTGGGCATGCGCGTGCTCATCGAGCGGGGATTTCGCCCGCTTGCGCGCTTGATGGCGGGCATCCAACAGGTGGAGTGGCGCAAGGCCGGCAGGCTTTCGTTTTCGGATTTGCCGCCGGAACTCATGTCTCTTCAGGAGTCGGTCAATCAGATGCTGGATCGGATCGATGTGGCGATGGACGATCAGCGCCGCTTCGTGGCAGATGCGTCCCATGAGCTGCGCACGCCGCTTACCATCATCGCGGGCCACGCCAATCTTCTTAGGCGATGGGGGCGAGACAACCCGCACGTCTGGGAACCCGCGGTGCGGAACATCGTGCTCGAGGTGGGGCGTCTGCAGCGGCTTGTGGATGAACTTCTCGCCCTCTCGAACCTGGATCAGTTGGATGAACTGCCAGTCGGCGGCGGGATGGGACAGGCCGAGATGGATGAGATGTTTGCGCGCCTACGCGACGACGCGCTCCTGCTGCGCCCGGACTTAGAGATTGAGGTGAGCGTGCACCTGACCCGCGGCGGGCGGGTGGCGATTCAGCCGGATCGGCTGCGGCAGGTGCTGGTGGGGCTCGTGGACAATGCGATGCGCCATACGCCGCAGGGCGGCTGGATTCGGCTCATGGCGCGCGAGGAGTCCACCACGGCGCGCATCACGGTGTCAGACAACGGAGAGGGCATTCCGGAGGACGTGTTGCCGCATGTCTTTGAGCGGTTTTACCGGGGAGAGGCCGCGCGCCGCGAGGGGCAAGGCGCTGGGCTTGGGCTCGCCATTTCCAAGCAGGTGGTTGAGCGGTACAGGGGACAGATTTACGTTCGCAGCGCCGTAGGCAAGGGCACGACCGTCGTGATTGTGCTGCCACTCGTCGGCCAGGGGCGCGTTTCGGGAGGATGA
- a CDS encoding response regulator transcription factor, which produces MRVLIVEDEPGLVEFLRLELELSGVEVDVAMDAETALERARSESYDLLVIDIVLPGMSGVDLCREVRRFSNVPIMMLTARGAVADRVGGLDAGADDYLVKPFAIEELWARMRAIRRRYEANGAPFRFGEATVHLDAHRVMYQGQEVDLTAREYDLLLYLLRNVNRTCSRQELLERVWGFQAPGDTNVVDVYIGYLRQKLDPERRYIKTVRGQGYRLEVEET; this is translated from the coding sequence ATGCGGGTACTGATTGTCGAGGATGAGCCCGGTCTCGTGGAATTTCTGCGCTTGGAACTCGAATTGTCTGGCGTCGAGGTGGACGTCGCGATGGACGCGGAAACCGCTCTGGAGCGGGCGAGATCGGAGTCCTACGATTTGTTGGTCATCGACATCGTCCTGCCGGGCATGAGCGGGGTCGATCTGTGTCGCGAGGTGCGCAGGTTTTCGAATGTCCCCATCATGATGCTCACGGCGCGTGGCGCAGTGGCGGACCGCGTTGGCGGGCTTGACGCGGGTGCAGACGACTACCTGGTCAAACCGTTCGCCATCGAGGAACTGTGGGCGCGCATGCGGGCCATCAGGCGGCGGTATGAAGCGAACGGGGCTCCTTTTCGCTTTGGGGAAGCAACGGTGCACCTCGATGCGCACCGCGTGATGTATCAGGGGCAAGAGGTCGATCTCACTGCGCGCGAGTATGACCTATTGCTGTACCTGCTGCGCAACGTGAATCGGACATGTTCCCGTCAGGAGTTGCTCGAGCGCGTGTGGGGATTTCAGGCGCCTGGGGATACGAACGTGGTGGACGTGTATATCGGCTATCTTCGTCAGAAGTTGGACCCCGAGCGGCGATACATCAAGACGGTGCGCGGGCAGGGTTATCGGCTCGAGGTCGAGGAGACATGA
- a CDS encoding LysR family transcriptional regulator codes for MFEALRALVTVVSLGSVSEAARALHVTQPTVTRQIQQLERHFGQALFDRSGKRLALTSAGERVHAYALEVLRKQEELAESLLEMSNPEAGLVRIGAGLSPTLYRLPTLVARYASMRPRVRFQVVTGSSKVTLERLASRTVDLAIVTTPPEDESGVEQIALWRDELVAVAPSYHALAGKRASMAELAQYPLVVMHGESGLRRQIDDLLHRAGVERPAPPVMETDSLEAMNRFVQAGLGLAVVPWPAVADDVTQGRLKLVHIVGCDLGRRTVTLVWRRESHIPAAARAFIEWLASVGAAASELR; via the coding sequence ATGTTTGAGGCGCTCCGAGCACTGGTCACCGTGGTCTCCCTCGGAAGCGTGTCCGAGGCGGCTCGGGCACTTCACGTGACGCAGCCGACGGTGACGAGGCAAATTCAACAACTGGAACGCCACTTCGGACAGGCGCTTTTTGACCGGAGTGGAAAACGACTCGCACTGACGTCCGCCGGCGAGCGGGTGCACGCGTATGCACTTGAAGTGCTGCGCAAGCAGGAGGAGTTGGCGGAGTCGCTTCTCGAGATGTCGAATCCGGAGGCGGGCCTGGTGCGCATCGGAGCGGGGCTCTCCCCCACGCTGTACCGCCTGCCTACCCTTGTGGCTCGGTACGCGTCCATGCGCCCGCGCGTGAGGTTTCAAGTGGTGACGGGATCGTCCAAAGTGACGCTCGAGCGCCTCGCCTCGCGCACGGTCGATCTCGCCATTGTGACGACGCCACCGGAAGACGAGTCGGGTGTGGAGCAAATTGCGCTCTGGCGGGACGAACTCGTGGCTGTGGCGCCTTCCTATCACGCGCTCGCGGGAAAACGCGCCTCCATGGCGGAGTTGGCGCAGTATCCGCTGGTGGTCATGCACGGCGAGTCGGGGCTTCGTCGGCAGATTGACGATCTCCTGCATCGCGCCGGGGTGGAACGACCCGCTCCGCCGGTAATGGAAACTGACAGCCTCGAAGCGATGAATCGATTCGTGCAGGCGGGACTCGGTCTCGCCGTGGTACCTTGGCCGGCGGTAGCGGACGACGTGACACAAGGCCGGTTGAAACTCGTCCATATCGTCGGCTGCGATCTCGGCCGACGCACCGTGACACTGGTCTGGCGCAGGGAATCTCACATTCCGGCGGCTGCGCGCGCATTCATCGAGTGGCTCGCGTCGGTGGGAGCGGCCGCGTCCGAATTGCGGTAA
- a CDS encoding adenylosuccinate synthase: protein MVDYLAEEADIVVRYQGGGNAGHTIVNSFGKFALHLVPSGIFHPHTLCVLGAGVVVNPPKLVEELTALAEAGIDTRRLVISDRAHMVLPYHIWQDMWEEEARSRKVGTTLQGIGPAYQDKVGRFGIQMGEMRHLDRLKERVRSAFEAKCRRLPDLERYGTWEDVWEPIAAARDALLPYITDTTPLLYEAAQTNKHVLFEGQLGIMRDLDWGVYPFVTSSNPIAGAVCSGAGVPPTKIERITGITKAYTTAVGEGPFPTELHDEFGAFLRHRGHEYGATTGRPRGCGWLDLPALRYGAWINGYTELALMKLDVLSGLDEIRVAVAYELDGQRLEWPPAAYDMERVKPIYESLPGWQENISECRAFEDLPEAAQRYVTLIEQQVGVPIQYVSVGPSREQTIVRG from the coding sequence ATGGTCGATTACCTGGCGGAGGAGGCGGACATCGTCGTCCGCTACCAGGGAGGCGGCAACGCAGGTCACACCATCGTGAATTCGTTTGGGAAGTTTGCGCTTCACCTCGTCCCGTCAGGGATCTTCCACCCGCACACGCTCTGCGTGCTCGGCGCCGGCGTCGTCGTGAACCCGCCCAAACTGGTGGAGGAGTTGACCGCGCTCGCAGAAGCCGGGATTGACACGAGACGGCTTGTCATCTCGGACCGAGCGCACATGGTGCTGCCGTATCACATTTGGCAGGACATGTGGGAAGAAGAGGCGAGATCGAGGAAAGTCGGCACGACCCTTCAGGGAATTGGCCCCGCCTACCAGGACAAAGTGGGGCGATTTGGCATTCAAATGGGCGAAATGCGCCATCTCGACCGCCTGAAGGAGCGCGTGCGCTCGGCCTTCGAGGCCAAATGCCGGCGACTGCCGGACCTCGAGCGCTATGGCACGTGGGAGGACGTGTGGGAGCCCATCGCCGCGGCGCGCGATGCGCTTCTGCCATACATCACGGATACGACGCCGCTCCTCTACGAGGCCGCCCAGACGAACAAGCACGTGCTCTTCGAAGGGCAGCTCGGCATCATGCGCGATCTCGATTGGGGCGTGTACCCATTCGTGACGTCGTCCAACCCCATCGCGGGGGCCGTGTGCAGCGGAGCCGGCGTGCCCCCCACCAAAATCGAGCGCATCACGGGCATCACCAAGGCGTACACCACCGCCGTCGGCGAAGGCCCGTTTCCGACGGAGCTCCACGATGAGTTCGGCGCCTTCCTGCGCCATCGCGGCCACGAATACGGCGCCACCACGGGGCGGCCGCGCGGCTGTGGCTGGCTCGATCTCCCGGCTCTGCGCTATGGCGCGTGGATTAACGGGTACACGGAACTTGCGCTCATGAAGCTGGACGTCCTCTCCGGGTTGGACGAGATCCGCGTCGCCGTCGCTTACGAGCTGGACGGCCAGCGCCTCGAATGGCCGCCCGCCGCGTATGACATGGAGCGAGTCAAACCGATCTACGAATCGCTTCCCGGTTGGCAGGAAAATATCAGCGAATGCCGGGCGTTTGAAGACCTTCCCGAGGCCGCGCAAAGATACGTGACTTTGATTGAACAGCAGGTCGGCGTGCCCATCCAGTACGTGAGTGTCGGACCGAGCCGAGAGCAGACGATTGTGCGGGGGTAA